One Nocardioides aromaticivorans genomic window carries:
- the trhA gene encoding PAQR family membrane homeostasis protein TrhA yields MNQALHQANEMVRSRLDDLGEQLSEKVAEIKPKLRGWIHLVSTPLVLAAGIVLICLSPTATTKVGSALYAGSALLLFGTSALYHRGTWSPKVWQVLNRFDHSNIFLFIAGSYTPFALILLDGLPRVIMLSVVWSGALLGIAFKLFWPTAPRWLSAPIYIALGWAAIFFIPAFFDGAVALGLGIGIATFVLIIVGGALYTMGGLVYGFQWPNPSPRVFGFHEIFHGFTIAAFAAHYVGVSLATYSLR; encoded by the coding sequence ATGAACCAGGCCCTCCACCAAGCGAACGAGATGGTGCGTTCCCGGCTGGACGACCTCGGGGAGCAGCTCAGCGAGAAGGTCGCCGAGATCAAGCCGAAGCTCCGCGGCTGGATCCACCTCGTGTCGACCCCGCTCGTGCTCGCCGCCGGCATCGTGCTCATCTGCCTCTCGCCCACCGCGACGACCAAGGTCGGCTCGGCGCTGTACGCCGGATCGGCGCTCCTCCTCTTCGGGACCTCCGCCCTCTACCACCGCGGCACGTGGTCACCGAAGGTCTGGCAGGTGCTCAACCGCTTCGACCACTCGAACATCTTCCTGTTCATCGCGGGGTCCTACACGCCCTTCGCGCTGATCCTGCTCGACGGGCTGCCGCGGGTCATCATGCTCTCCGTGGTGTGGAGCGGCGCCCTGCTCGGCATCGCGTTCAAGCTCTTCTGGCCGACGGCGCCGCGGTGGCTCTCGGCGCCGATCTACATCGCGCTCGGCTGGGCGGCGATCTTCTTCATCCCGGCCTTCTTCGACGGCGCCGTGGCGCTCGGCCTGGGCATCGGCATCGCGACCTTCGTGCTGATCATCGTCGGCGGCGCGCTCTACACGATGGGCGGCCTGGTCTACGGCTTCCAGTGGCCGAACCCGTCGCCGCGCGTCTTCGGCTTCCACGAGATCTTCCACGGCTTCACCATCGCCGCGTTCGCCGCGCACTACGTCGGCGTCTCGCTGGCGACCTACTCGCTGCGCTGA
- a CDS encoding aldehyde dehydrogenase family protein: MTSTEAVPAAAQTFTSLNPGTGEVVGTHPIHDAAHVQAVVVTARKEAERWQALGFEGRKKALVKWRKVIARRMDELASLMARETGKPQGDALLETALAIDHLAWAASHAEKVLKRRSVSPGLLMVNQAASVEYRPLGVVGVIGPWNYPVFTPMGSIAYALAAGNTVVFKPSEYTPGVGVWLADTFREAVGRPVFQVVTGYGETGAALTTAGVDKVAFTGSTATGKRVMAACAETLTPVVIEAGGKDALIVADDADLDEAAEATLWGAAANAGQTCAGVERVYVHDRVYDEFLDKLVAEARKLKAEPGGQVGPITMPSQVDIIRRHIDDALARGGRALVGGPVPEGARFVQPTVLVDVPEDSAAIQEETFGPTVTVTRVRDMDEAIERANGTRYALGSTVFSKDQGMAIAERLRAGMTAINGVISFAGIPTLPFGGVGDSGFGRIHGPDGLREFTYPHAIARQRFKPAIALTTFRRTAKEEQQLTKVVRGLYGRGKK, translated from the coding sequence GTGACCAGCACCGAAGCCGTCCCGGCCGCCGCGCAGACCTTCACCTCGCTCAACCCCGGCACCGGCGAGGTCGTCGGCACCCACCCGATCCACGACGCCGCCCACGTGCAGGCCGTCGTCGTGACCGCCCGCAAGGAGGCCGAGCGCTGGCAGGCGCTCGGCTTCGAGGGTCGCAAGAAGGCGCTCGTGAAGTGGCGCAAGGTGATCGCCCGCCGCATGGACGAGCTCGCCTCGCTGATGGCCCGCGAGACCGGCAAGCCGCAGGGTGACGCCCTCCTCGAGACCGCGCTGGCGATCGACCACCTGGCCTGGGCCGCCAGCCACGCCGAGAAGGTCCTCAAGCGACGCAGCGTGTCCCCGGGCCTGCTGATGGTCAACCAGGCCGCCAGCGTGGAGTACCGCCCGCTCGGCGTCGTCGGCGTGATCGGTCCGTGGAACTACCCCGTCTTCACGCCGATGGGCTCGATCGCCTACGCCCTCGCGGCCGGCAACACGGTCGTCTTCAAGCCGTCGGAGTACACCCCCGGCGTCGGCGTCTGGCTCGCGGACACCTTCCGCGAGGCCGTCGGCCGTCCGGTCTTCCAGGTCGTCACCGGGTACGGCGAGACGGGCGCCGCGCTCACCACGGCCGGCGTCGACAAGGTGGCCTTCACCGGCTCGACCGCGACGGGCAAGCGGGTGATGGCCGCCTGCGCCGAGACCCTGACCCCGGTCGTCATCGAGGCGGGCGGCAAGGACGCGCTGATCGTCGCCGACGACGCCGACCTCGACGAGGCCGCCGAGGCCACCCTGTGGGGCGCGGCCGCCAACGCGGGCCAGACCTGCGCCGGCGTGGAGCGGGTCTACGTCCACGACCGCGTGTACGACGAGTTCCTCGACAAGCTGGTCGCCGAGGCGCGGAAGCTCAAGGCCGAGCCCGGCGGCCAGGTCGGCCCGATCACGATGCCCTCGCAGGTGGACATCATCCGCCGGCACATCGACGACGCGCTGGCCCGCGGCGGCCGCGCCCTGGTCGGCGGGCCCGTCCCCGAGGGCGCCCGCTTCGTGCAGCCGACCGTGCTGGTCGACGTACCGGAGGACTCGGCGGCCATCCAGGAGGAGACCTTCGGTCCGACCGTCACGGTCACCCGCGTGCGCGACATGGACGAGGCGATCGAGCGCGCCAACGGCACCCGGTACGCGCTCGGCTCGACGGTGTTCTCGAAGGACCAGGGCATGGCGATCGCCGAGCGCCTGCGCGCCGGCATGACCGCGATCAACGGCGTGATCTCCTTCGCCGGGATCCCGACCCTGCCCTTCGGCGGCGTCGGCGACTCCGGCTTCGGCCGGATCCACGGGCCCGACGGCCTGCGCGAGTTCACCTACCCGCACGCGATCGCGCGGCAGCGCTTCAAGCCGGCCATCGCGCTGACCACCTTCCGTCGTACGGCGAAGGAGGAGCAGCAGCTCACGAAGGTCGTGCGGGGCCTCTACGGCCGCGGGAAGAAGTAG
- a CDS encoding methyltransferase domain-containing protein — MSLAVLDCAHFTAGECRSCAWLGRVYDDQLAAKLAATRALVDAPGLVWEPPVASRPEGFRNKAKMVVAGTADAPTLGILDPRGGGVDLRDCALHTPGIVAALPLLAELVTRAGLTPYDVSSDLPVSQRGELKHVLVTESPDGELMVRLVLRSTAVEARVRKHLPWLRERLPAVRVLTVNVQPDHRAVLEGEREVVLTEADTLPMRLPGDAGITLHLRPRSFFQTNTDVAAALYREAVAWTADLAPRRVLDLYCGVGGFALHLAAPGRQVTGIEISADAIASAERSRDEAGLPGDIRFSVGDATAPEHAGLLRDADLVVVNPPRRGLGSELALRIEDSGVPHLLYSSCNPETLARDLADLASYTPVRGRLLDMFPQTPHAEVLVLLQRSE; from the coding sequence ATGTCCCTCGCCGTGCTCGACTGCGCCCACTTCACGGCGGGGGAGTGCCGGTCCTGCGCCTGGCTCGGACGTGTGTACGACGACCAGCTGGCCGCCAAGCTCGCCGCGACCCGGGCGCTGGTCGACGCGCCGGGGCTGGTGTGGGAGCCGCCGGTCGCCAGCCGTCCCGAGGGCTTCCGCAACAAGGCCAAGATGGTCGTGGCGGGGACCGCTGATGCCCCGACGCTCGGGATCCTCGACCCGCGGGGAGGTGGCGTGGACCTGCGCGACTGCGCGCTCCACACGCCAGGGATCGTCGCCGCGCTGCCGCTCCTGGCGGAGCTGGTCACCCGTGCCGGGCTCACCCCCTACGACGTCTCCTCCGACCTGCCGGTGAGCCAGCGCGGCGAGCTCAAGCACGTGCTCGTCACCGAGTCGCCGGACGGCGAGCTGATGGTCCGCCTCGTGCTCCGCTCGACCGCGGTGGAGGCACGGGTGCGCAAGCACCTGCCCTGGCTCCGGGAGCGGCTGCCGGCCGTGCGGGTGCTGACGGTCAACGTCCAACCCGACCACCGGGCGGTGCTCGAGGGCGAGCGGGAGGTGGTGCTCACCGAGGCCGACACGCTGCCGATGCGGCTGCCCGGTGACGCGGGGATCACGCTCCACCTGCGTCCGCGCAGCTTCTTCCAGACCAACACCGACGTCGCTGCCGCCCTCTACCGCGAGGCGGTGGCGTGGACCGCGGACCTCGCCCCGCGGCGGGTGCTCGACCTCTACTGCGGCGTCGGCGGCTTCGCCCTGCACCTCGCCGCGCCCGGCCGCCAGGTCACCGGCATCGAGATCAGCGCCGACGCGATCGCCAGCGCCGAGCGCTCACGCGACGAGGCCGGCCTGCCCGGCGACATCCGGTTCTCGGTCGGCGACGCGACCGCACCCGAGCACGCGGGCCTCCTGCGCGACGCCGACCTCGTGGTGGTGAACCCTCCGCGGCGCGGGCTCGGCAGCGAGCTCGCCCTGCGGATCGAGGACTCCGGCGTCCCGCACCTGCTCTACTCGAGCTGCAACCCCGAGACGCTGGCGCGCGACCTGGCCGACCTGGCGTCGTACACGCCGGTGCGGGGACGGCTGCTGGACATGTTCCCGCAGACCCCGCACGCCGAGGTGCTGGTCCTTCTTCAGCGCAGCGAGTAG
- a CDS encoding aminotransferase-like domain-containing protein encodes MSNDSSDRIAVALRSWIREAPAGAQLPSSRTLVTEYAASPVTVQKALRRLVAEGLVESRPGVGSFVRAVRPSRGADFGWQTAALRAPRARLTGVAGPLQVAPPDALALHAGYPPAELLPERLVRAALGRAARSSAATDRPPSAGLQELRAWFAAELADATPAHLGAVTAADVVVAPGSQSALSSIFRALVAPGQPLLVESPTYWGAIQAAQQAGVVPVPVPTGPDGPNPEDLDRAFRETGARAFYAQANFANPTGVQWSVERADQLLEVVRQHGAFLVDDDWAHDFGIDSGPRPVAARDDAGHVVYLRSLTKSVSPAVRVAAVVARGPARDRILGDRAAESMYVSGLLQQAAVEVVSDPGWRSHLRRLRVQLRERRDLLVESVRAHAPGLELDVVPPGGLHLWARLPAGTDVPRLVRDCAARGVWVSGGDEWFPAEPSGPFLRLTFTGPEPARYPEAARVIGEVLAVG; translated from the coding sequence ATGAGCAACGATAGCAGTGATCGGATCGCGGTCGCACTGCGGAGCTGGATCCGCGAGGCGCCCGCCGGCGCCCAGCTGCCGTCGAGCCGCACCCTCGTCACCGAGTACGCCGCCAGCCCGGTCACGGTGCAGAAGGCGCTGCGCCGCCTGGTGGCCGAGGGGCTGGTCGAGTCGCGGCCGGGCGTGGGCTCGTTCGTGCGGGCTGTCCGGCCCAGCCGGGGAGCCGACTTCGGCTGGCAGACGGCCGCCCTGCGCGCGCCCCGCGCGCGGCTCACCGGCGTGGCCGGGCCGCTCCAGGTCGCCCCGCCCGACGCGCTCGCGCTGCACGCCGGCTACCCGCCCGCGGAGCTGCTCCCGGAGCGGCTGGTCCGCGCCGCGCTGGGCCGGGCCGCGCGGAGCTCGGCGGCGACCGACCGCCCACCGTCGGCGGGCCTGCAGGAGCTCCGCGCATGGTTCGCGGCCGAGCTCGCCGACGCCACGCCGGCGCACCTCGGCGCGGTGACCGCGGCCGACGTCGTGGTGGCGCCGGGGAGCCAGAGCGCGCTCTCGTCGATCTTCCGGGCGCTCGTCGCCCCCGGCCAGCCGCTGCTCGTGGAGTCACCCACCTACTGGGGAGCGATCCAGGCGGCACAGCAGGCGGGCGTCGTACCGGTGCCGGTGCCGACCGGTCCCGACGGGCCGAACCCGGAGGACCTCGACCGTGCCTTCCGCGAGACGGGGGCGAGGGCGTTCTACGCCCAGGCCAACTTCGCCAACCCGACCGGAGTGCAGTGGAGCGTCGAGCGCGCGGACCAGCTGCTCGAGGTGGTCCGCCAGCACGGGGCCTTCCTCGTCGACGACGACTGGGCGCACGACTTCGGCATCGACAGCGGTCCCCGCCCGGTCGCCGCTCGCGACGACGCCGGGCACGTCGTCTACCTCCGCTCGCTCACCAAGAGCGTCTCGCCGGCCGTGCGCGTCGCGGCGGTCGTCGCCCGCGGCCCCGCGCGCGACCGGATCCTCGGAGACCGCGCGGCGGAGTCGATGTACGTCAGCGGGCTGCTCCAGCAGGCGGCCGTCGAGGTGGTCAGCGACCCCGGCTGGCGCAGCCACCTGCGCCGGCTCCGGGTCCAGCTGCGGGAGCGGCGCGACCTGCTCGTGGAGAGCGTCCGGGCGCACGCACCGGGGTTGGAGCTGGACGTCGTACCGCCGGGCGGGCTGCACCTGTGGGCGCGCCTGCCCGCCGGCACCGACGTGCCACGCCTGGTCCGCGACTGCGCGGCGCGGGGCGTGTGGGTGTCCGGCGGCGACGAGTGGTTCCCGGCGGAGCCCTCGGGGCCCTTCCTCCGGCTGACCTTCACGGGGCCGGAGCCGGCGCGTTACCCGGAGGCGGCGCGGGTCATCGGGGAGGTGCTGGCGGTCGGGTGA
- a CDS encoding serine/threonine-protein kinase, whose translation MVGGYELVGRVGTGSTATVWKARDPGLGRDVALKQVPAAAVEGLRAEAARLAQLDDPHVVQVFGFVEEAGAAYLVVEWIDGATLAEVLAAGGRLSVPQALGVVRGALLGLAHAHARGIVHGDVSASNVLVDVAGTSRLIDFGVGGSTPAYRAPEAARGETLSPAADVYAAAAVLVHLLTGQLDPGAAPAVDRTDSGLRPVLATALAPEPEARYPDAAAFLAALEEAAERTYGPAWWTTAGVGGMVAPVVAAVAPLGGGAAGGITAATVLSPVAPGLASGLGAAAVTTSRRAPTKLLAGVGALVLLGAAGATAIAVTNGDDEKSAGGAGSSPTKEAFDPVVDAVPSGEYTFRAVVTKTDDKTWLKVGDEITRIWTLTPRCDEDACTGSITSTSGSEFESAWDGATLQQRTPAGDSTWVGDCQDDDGTKTGKVTVRQQQTPRDVTLTPTGPVDEDSGLPAELTGSYQFSETIIKYAAISGPSRPRDCPWEGNQKVTHTATYEVTLTRGADPEVVKSEEERVQQEKKQAEQQETP comes from the coding sequence GTGGTGGGCGGATACGAGCTCGTGGGCCGGGTCGGGACCGGCTCGACGGCGACGGTGTGGAAGGCACGTGACCCCGGCCTGGGCCGCGACGTGGCGCTGAAGCAGGTCCCGGCAGCAGCCGTCGAGGGCCTGCGCGCCGAGGCGGCCCGGCTCGCCCAGCTCGACGACCCGCACGTGGTCCAGGTCTTCGGCTTCGTCGAGGAGGCGGGCGCGGCGTACCTCGTGGTCGAGTGGATCGACGGCGCCACCCTGGCCGAGGTCCTCGCCGCGGGTGGCCGGTTGTCGGTCCCCCAGGCCCTCGGCGTGGTCCGGGGCGCCCTGCTCGGCCTCGCCCACGCCCACGCACGAGGGATCGTGCACGGCGACGTGTCGGCGTCCAACGTGCTGGTCGACGTCGCGGGGACCTCCCGCCTGATCGACTTCGGGGTCGGCGGCTCGACGCCCGCCTACCGCGCCCCCGAGGCGGCGCGGGGCGAGACGTTGTCGCCGGCGGCCGACGTCTACGCGGCAGCGGCGGTCCTGGTCCACCTGCTGACCGGGCAGCTGGACCCCGGAGCCGCCCCCGCGGTCGACCGCACGGACAGCGGACTGCGGCCGGTGCTGGCCACCGCCCTGGCACCGGAGCCGGAGGCGCGCTACCCCGACGCGGCAGCCTTCCTCGCCGCGCTGGAGGAGGCAGCCGAGCGGACGTACGGCCCGGCCTGGTGGACCACCGCGGGCGTCGGTGGGATGGTCGCGCCCGTCGTCGCGGCCGTGGCACCCCTCGGCGGTGGCGCCGCCGGCGGGATCACCGCCGCGACGGTGCTCAGCCCGGTCGCCCCCGGCCTGGCCTCGGGCCTCGGAGCGGCTGCGGTCACGACCAGCCGGCGTGCGCCGACGAAGCTCCTCGCCGGGGTGGGCGCGCTGGTGCTGCTGGGCGCCGCGGGCGCGACCGCGATCGCCGTGACGAACGGCGACGACGAGAAGTCGGCGGGCGGCGCAGGCTCCTCGCCGACCAAGGAGGCGTTCGACCCGGTCGTCGACGCCGTGCCGAGCGGGGAGTACACCTTCCGGGCCGTCGTCACCAAGACCGACGACAAGACCTGGCTGAAGGTGGGCGACGAGATCACGCGCATCTGGACCCTCACCCCCAGGTGCGACGAGGACGCCTGCACGGGGTCCATCACCAGCACCAGTGGCTCGGAGTTCGAGTCGGCCTGGGACGGAGCCACGCTGCAGCAGCGGACGCCCGCGGGCGACTCGACCTGGGTGGGCGACTGCCAGGATGACGACGGGACGAAGACCGGCAAGGTGACCGTCCGCCAGCAGCAGACGCCCCGCGACGTCACCCTCACACCGACCGGCCCGGTCGACGAGGACAGCGGCCTCCCGGCCGAGCTCACCGGTTCGTACCAGTTCTCCGAGACCATCATCAAGTACGCCGCGATCAGCGGACCGTCACGCCCGCGCGACTGTCCGTGGGAGGGCAACCAGAAGGTCACGCACACGGCGACCTACGAGGTGACCCTCACCCGGGGCGCCGACCCCGAGGTCGTGAAGTCCGAGGAGGAGCGGGTGCAGCAGGAGAAGAAGCAGGCCGAGCAGCAGGAGACGCCCTGA
- a CDS encoding serine/threonine-protein kinase, whose amino-acid sequence MHLPRGLELVRVLGVGGFGEVVLARDPNLGRDVAVKLVHGGGHVQDSVARMMREGQALARMRHPSVIHVYEAVQVGADVALLMEYVDGGDLTGRLNDPRFTVAERLEVLAQVASGLEAAHAVGIVHRDLKPANILVSGAGVELRAKIADFGLARLSRDTEAFRTEAGMAAYTPGYGAPEQMIDPDHETPRIDWYSFGVVAFRLLRGTIPLPGQRAGVGEELWERALALDPADRVAPGELVAALRSLPPGAWTPVLGSGFGDAPPVPAGPVTVQSAAPDTVLASSADPGWVDVPVYRPPPAPRRGRTAGPPASVLLGVLLGVLLGVALGVVVVLLR is encoded by the coding sequence ATGCACCTGCCACGGGGCCTGGAGCTGGTCCGCGTCCTCGGCGTCGGCGGCTTCGGCGAGGTGGTCCTCGCCCGGGACCCCAACCTGGGTCGGGACGTGGCGGTCAAGCTGGTCCACGGCGGCGGGCACGTGCAGGACTCCGTGGCGCGGATGATGCGTGAGGGGCAGGCCCTCGCCCGGATGCGGCACCCGTCGGTCATCCACGTCTACGAGGCGGTGCAGGTCGGCGCGGACGTCGCCCTGCTCATGGAGTACGTCGACGGCGGTGACCTCACGGGCCGGCTCAACGACCCGCGGTTCACCGTCGCCGAGCGGCTGGAGGTGCTCGCCCAGGTCGCCTCCGGACTGGAGGCGGCCCACGCGGTCGGGATCGTGCACCGTGACCTCAAGCCCGCCAACATCCTCGTGTCCGGGGCCGGCGTCGAGCTGCGGGCCAAGATCGCGGACTTCGGGCTGGCCCGGCTCAGCCGCGACACCGAGGCATTCCGGACGGAGGCGGGCATGGCGGCGTACACGCCGGGGTACGGCGCCCCCGAGCAGATGATCGACCCGGACCACGAGACACCGCGCATCGACTGGTACTCGTTCGGCGTCGTCGCCTTCCGCCTCCTGCGCGGCACGATCCCGCTTCCCGGCCAGCGGGCGGGGGTGGGGGAGGAGCTCTGGGAACGCGCGCTGGCGCTGGACCCGGCCGACCGCGTCGCACCGGGTGAGCTGGTCGCTGCCCTGCGGAGCCTGCCGCCGGGGGCGTGGACGCCCGTGCTCGGCAGTGGCTTCGGCGACGCACCGCCGGTCCCGGCTGGACCCGTGACGGTGCAGTCGGCGGCCCCGGACACCGTCCTCGCCTCCTCCGCGGATCCCGGTTGGGTGGACGTGCCCGTCTACCGGCCGCCCCCGGCTCCACGCCGGGGACGAACAGCGGGGCCGCCGGCGAGCGTCCTGCTGGGTGTCCTCCTGGGCGTCCTCCTCGGCGTCGCGCTCGGCGTCGTGGTCGTGCTGCTCCGTTGA
- a CDS encoding DMT family transporter codes for MSVQSSAIVPRRHLLSAVPAGLGWGVLGVAAFSFTVPLTRVAVADLSPLFIGAGRAVVAATLAAVALTVTRQALPRRSQWLRLAVVAGGVVAGFPLLTTYALTEVPASHGAVVIALLPAATAVLAVLRTGERPVRAFWILSACGAAAAVGFAVAQGGGISGVHRADLLLFAAVLVCAMGYAEGGLLTRELGSWQTISWALVVAAPVMATLTAVSVVRQPPSAPPAAWACFAYLACVSMYLGFFAWYRGLAIGPMAQVSQVQLVQPVLTISWAALLLGEQITLLTAAGGFAVIVLAGAATSSRGRRGPARPS; via the coding sequence ATGTCAGTACAGAGTAGCGCTATCGTCCCGCGACGGCACCTGCTATCCGCCGTCCCGGCCGGTCTCGGCTGGGGCGTCCTCGGCGTCGCGGCCTTCTCCTTCACGGTCCCCCTGACCCGGGTCGCCGTCGCCGACCTGTCGCCGCTCTTCATCGGAGCCGGTCGGGCGGTCGTGGCCGCGACCCTCGCCGCGGTCGCACTCACGGTGACCCGGCAGGCGCTCCCCCGCAGGTCGCAGTGGCTGCGCCTCGCGGTCGTCGCCGGTGGCGTGGTCGCGGGCTTCCCGCTGCTGACGACGTACGCGCTGACCGAGGTGCCGGCCAGCCACGGTGCGGTCGTGATCGCGCTGCTGCCCGCCGCCACGGCGGTGCTGGCGGTGCTGCGCACGGGCGAGCGCCCGGTGCGCGCGTTCTGGATCCTCTCGGCCTGCGGCGCGGCCGCCGCCGTCGGCTTCGCGGTCGCCCAGGGCGGCGGGATCAGCGGGGTGCACCGGGCGGACCTGCTGCTCTTCGCGGCCGTCCTCGTCTGCGCGATGGGGTACGCCGAGGGCGGGCTGCTGACCCGCGAGCTGGGCTCGTGGCAGACCATCTCGTGGGCCCTGGTCGTGGCTGCGCCCGTGATGGCGACCCTCACCGCCGTCAGCGTCGTCCGGCAGCCGCCGTCGGCGCCGCCCGCGGCGTGGGCGTGCTTCGCCTATCTCGCCTGCGTGAGCATGTACCTCGGCTTCTTCGCGTGGTACCGCGGGCTCGCGATCGGCCCGATGGCGCAGGTCAGCCAGGTCCAGCTGGTCCAGCCCGTGCTGACGATCAGCTGGGCGGCGCTGCTGCTGGGCGAGCAGATCACCCTGCTGACCGCCGCCGGCGGCTTCGCGGTGATCGTGCTCGCCGGAGCCGCTACTTCTTCCCGCGGCCGTAGAGGCCCCGCACGACCTTCGTGA
- a CDS encoding matrixin family metalloprotease: MSERWRSGLALVISAVVLVVMVFIGPGDELAALRRVFGIGQDPLGTPADVAPGGVHAFLQTQPGHPRQPVAWDPCREIRYEVNPDGAPGDADDAIAFVQDAVEEVSALTGLQFDYVGETDRRPSWEASLVPRGRSEPVLVAWADEDEVDELSGDVAGVGGAVSQQAPAGGWRRYVTGQVTLDSDVYEQLDDERDGEARGRAILLHELGHLVGLDHVDSPAELMFADEVGLLDFGTGDRNGLVRLGKGQCA; the protein is encoded by the coding sequence ATGAGCGAGCGCTGGCGGTCGGGGCTCGCCCTGGTCATCAGCGCGGTGGTCCTCGTCGTCATGGTCTTCATCGGCCCGGGGGACGAGCTGGCCGCCCTGCGGCGGGTGTTCGGGATCGGCCAGGACCCGCTCGGCACGCCCGCCGACGTCGCGCCCGGTGGCGTGCACGCCTTCCTGCAGACCCAGCCCGGCCACCCGCGGCAGCCGGTCGCGTGGGACCCCTGCCGCGAGATCCGCTACGAGGTCAATCCCGACGGTGCGCCGGGCGACGCCGACGACGCGATCGCCTTCGTGCAGGACGCCGTGGAGGAGGTGTCCGCCCTGACCGGGCTGCAGTTCGACTACGTCGGCGAGACCGACCGCCGTCCGTCCTGGGAGGCGAGCCTCGTGCCCCGCGGGCGCAGCGAGCCGGTGCTGGTCGCGTGGGCGGACGAGGACGAGGTCGACGAGCTCTCCGGCGACGTGGCCGGTGTCGGGGGAGCGGTGTCGCAACAGGCGCCCGCCGGCGGATGGCGCCGGTACGTGACCGGTCAGGTCACCCTCGACAGCGACGTCTACGAGCAGCTCGACGACGAGCGCGACGGGGAGGCCCGCGGACGTGCCATCCTGCTGCATGAGCTCGGCCACCTCGTCGGGCTCGACCACGTCGACTCGCCCGCCGAGCTGATGTTCGCCGACGAGGTCGGCCTGCTCGACTTCGGCACGGGCGACCGCAACGGCCTGGTCCGGCTCGGCAAGGGGCAGTGCGCCTGA
- a CDS encoding DUF1353 domain-containing protein → MKQIETSAEPGRFFDGGTASADPDPTQPPRIVLERVEVGEVRRRTERFRMQRRIAYRDREYGVLLVPADPGTFESDLASVPAIFTWLVPRTGRHLPPALLHDGIVHGPHEIPDYVSEEGHVLDRVAADRVFRDAMRDTDTGPVRSWLVWSAVTLGTIRAGSTQWSRGRHLRYLVVAAATLLAIAALGVLATLDLFDVVDVVPWMGERPFAEELLGGLAGAVVVPVVLGLAWGRFAVAGAVSGVALAVLLHVTAALGLITLAYLAAEWLARRRPVAALTAGALVIGASLLVLILCLGPFR, encoded by the coding sequence ATGAAGCAGATCGAGACCTCCGCGGAGCCCGGCCGCTTCTTCGACGGCGGCACCGCGAGTGCCGACCCGGACCCGACCCAGCCACCCCGCATCGTGCTGGAGCGCGTGGAGGTCGGTGAAGTGCGGCGCCGTACCGAGCGCTTCCGGATGCAGCGCCGCATCGCCTACCGCGACCGGGAGTACGGCGTCCTGCTGGTCCCCGCCGACCCCGGCACCTTCGAGAGCGACCTCGCGTCGGTGCCCGCGATCTTCACGTGGCTGGTGCCGCGCACGGGTCGCCACCTGCCTCCGGCGCTGCTCCACGACGGGATCGTCCACGGTCCCCACGAGATCCCGGACTACGTCTCCGAGGAGGGCCACGTCCTCGACCGGGTCGCCGCGGACCGGGTCTTCCGTGACGCGATGCGCGACACCGACACCGGGCCGGTGCGCAGCTGGCTGGTCTGGTCGGCGGTCACCCTCGGCACCATCCGGGCCGGCTCGACGCAGTGGTCGCGCGGGCGGCACCTGCGCTACCTGGTGGTGGCCGCCGCGACGCTGCTGGCGATCGCCGCGCTCGGGGTGCTCGCGACGCTCGACCTGTTCGACGTGGTCGACGTGGTGCCCTGGATGGGGGAGCGGCCCTTCGCCGAGGAGCTCCTGGGCGGCCTGGCCGGCGCGGTCGTCGTACCCGTCGTGCTCGGGCTGGCGTGGGGACGCTTCGCGGTCGCCGGCGCGGTCAGCGGCGTCGCGCTGGCGGTACTGCTGCACGTCACGGCGGCCCTCGGACTGATCACGCTGGCCTACCTCGCGGCCGAGTGGCTGGCGCGGCGCCGGCCGGTCGCAGCGCTCACGGCCGGCGCCCTTGTGATCGGCGCCTCGCTGCTCGTGCTCATTTTGTGCCTCGGCCCATTCCGCTGA